From the genome of Lentimonas sp. CC4, one region includes:
- a CDS encoding response regulator transcription factor codes for MTNLLSKTDETIRIWIVEDEPGFREMLSEVLNGAEGMCCDQTFGSAEAALSAFTDQDLPDVVLVDLQLPGANGIEVIKELKATRPEVHLVVLTISDDRPTVFNAICVGASGYLVKNDSLQKIAESIRMVSLGGSPLSGSIASMVLSVFQGGQHPDEAYQLTERQTQILRMLSQGNSKKEIVAELAIAPHTVDFHLRNVYEKLHVNSQAGAVGKALRKGLI; via the coding sequence TTGACGAACCTACTCTCAAAGACTGACGAAACGATCCGCATCTGGATTGTCGAAGACGAACCCGGCTTTCGCGAGATGCTTAGCGAAGTGCTCAACGGCGCCGAGGGGATGTGTTGCGATCAGACATTTGGCTCAGCTGAAGCAGCATTGTCTGCTTTTACGGATCAGGATTTACCAGATGTTGTCTTGGTGGATCTCCAATTGCCCGGAGCAAATGGAATTGAAGTCATCAAAGAGCTAAAAGCGACACGGCCTGAAGTGCATCTGGTTGTGCTGACCATTTCGGATGATCGACCGACTGTATTTAACGCAATCTGTGTCGGTGCATCCGGCTATTTAGTGAAAAACGACTCGCTGCAAAAAATCGCCGAAAGCATCCGTATGGTCTCCCTAGGTGGATCTCCTCTGAGTGGCAGTATTGCGTCGATGGTGCTGAGCGTTTTTCAAGGAGGCCAGCATCCGGATGAAGCATACCAGCTGACTGAACGTCAGACGCAGATTCTGAGGATGCTGTCTCAAGGGAACTCGAAAAAAGAGATCGTCGCAGAACTTGCCATCGCTCCACATACGGTCGATTTTCACCTCAGAAATGTTTACGAGAAACTCCACGTGAACTCTCAAGCTGGAGCAGTTGGTAAAGCCTTGCGCAAAGGGTTGATATAA
- a CDS encoding ATP-binding protein, whose protein sequence is MRCSLLVSSIWMALLLGINLVQAESEQSFDGYSDPLNPSEIREQVSTPATPIFKIISRLEWLEEQIELESHALSQLAPLQPAKQFDQFGYHSDYIPAVDGLPEKPLWTMDFDIGIKNRRMLGFVMVPTIDERSRNLKGYAFPKRFRITLINARHDPEEVLVDWTSEDFPDPGMRPVLFRFPSQETKNPATVSRRGLRLEVFAGHEDDGLEFFSLGRVHMIRTAELQWVRNIQVSSSFESAPFWSASYLYSPRHTLGISSLSQVDTGGDFTLELPASKLEEPLVIRLEVGDKERLGWVHLFPGKSSGGIDVPGYGFPQSIQMYRLMKGPRKKGYIRIPVEDQVSSGNPGNNMVRLYCRGYEFFGLDIELNDFPIYQGQATFALGEIDMIYRGHNHSTQSRVTIRGGDFGEDIDLSALVDGRVGGQQIIPMIDWMEQLAAGKIYESRLSILEAEYQQLSERWQRLRKQGMLGLLIFVVIAVGLFVVLLMRGRRLATLRLRQQINSDLHDDIGSKIAAISLASQDVALHASEAHIRKRGRWIESVTSTMHQGLRDVLWLTNDQTDTLAMLVQKLGETARQSVPESNLMLRISDISQLSGRSIALQTKRDILFFAKEALHNATSHADATQVKVLVTVKQNRLSLSITDNGKGFDVPTDEEVNQNVNHIGLRTLRERANRVGGVYQLSSAPGEGTSVELTVKL, encoded by the coding sequence ATGCGATGTTCCCTGTTAGTTTCTTCGATCTGGATGGCGCTATTACTTGGAATCAATTTGGTTCAAGCCGAGAGTGAACAGTCCTTCGACGGCTATTCCGACCCTCTGAATCCTTCGGAAATCCGCGAACAAGTATCCACTCCAGCAACACCTATATTCAAAATCATTTCCCGACTGGAATGGCTTGAAGAGCAAATTGAACTGGAGTCCCACGCATTAAGCCAGCTGGCACCTTTACAGCCCGCGAAGCAATTTGATCAGTTTGGATATCACAGTGATTATATCCCTGCGGTTGACGGCCTTCCCGAGAAGCCGTTGTGGACAATGGATTTTGATATTGGAATAAAGAATCGTCGAATGCTGGGCTTTGTCATGGTGCCGACGATCGACGAGCGTTCTCGAAATCTGAAAGGCTATGCCTTCCCGAAGCGCTTTCGGATTACATTGATCAATGCCCGACACGATCCCGAGGAAGTGTTGGTCGATTGGACAAGCGAAGACTTCCCCGACCCTGGTATGCGTCCGGTTTTATTTAGGTTTCCTTCCCAGGAAACAAAGAATCCAGCGACTGTTTCAAGAAGAGGCTTACGCTTAGAAGTGTTTGCAGGGCACGAAGACGATGGGCTTGAATTTTTTTCATTGGGGCGTGTGCATATGATCCGCACGGCCGAACTACAATGGGTTCGGAATATACAGGTCTCTTCAAGTTTTGAGTCTGCGCCGTTTTGGAGTGCATCGTATTTATATTCACCACGTCATACACTTGGTATATCGTCACTGAGTCAGGTAGACACTGGTGGCGATTTCACCTTGGAGCTCCCCGCATCGAAACTGGAGGAGCCTCTTGTGATACGCCTAGAGGTGGGAGATAAAGAGCGGCTTGGCTGGGTGCATTTGTTTCCCGGGAAAAGTTCGGGGGGGATTGATGTGCCTGGCTATGGCTTTCCGCAATCAATCCAAATGTATCGCTTGATGAAAGGCCCTCGAAAGAAAGGCTATATTCGAATCCCAGTCGAGGATCAGGTCTCCTCCGGGAATCCCGGCAATAATATGGTTCGCTTATACTGCCGTGGATATGAGTTTTTCGGTTTAGATATAGAATTGAATGACTTCCCTATCTATCAAGGGCAGGCGACCTTTGCCCTCGGTGAAATCGATATGATCTACCGAGGGCATAATCACTCGACGCAGAGTCGTGTGACGATACGAGGCGGTGACTTCGGAGAGGATATTGACTTAAGTGCATTGGTTGATGGACGAGTTGGCGGTCAGCAGATCATCCCTATGATTGATTGGATGGAGCAACTGGCTGCGGGGAAAATATATGAGAGTCGTCTCTCGATTCTGGAAGCCGAATACCAGCAGCTATCAGAGCGTTGGCAACGGCTACGTAAACAAGGGATGCTCGGCCTTCTTATTTTTGTAGTGATCGCGGTAGGCCTCTTTGTGGTTCTACTGATGCGAGGCAGGAGGTTAGCGACACTTCGCTTACGCCAGCAGATTAACTCGGACTTACACGATGATATCGGCAGTAAAATCGCAGCCATCTCGTTGGCTTCTCAGGATGTCGCACTCCATGCCAGTGAAGCACATATCCGCAAGCGGGGGCGCTGGATCGAATCGGTTACCAGCACGATGCATCAGGGACTCCGCGATGTGTTGTGGCTCACAAATGACCAGACCGACACGCTTGCCATGTTGGTGCAAAAACTAGGAGAGACCGCTCGTCAATCCGTGCCAGAATCCAATTTGATGTTACGCATCAGCGATATTAGCCAACTCTCAGGACGCTCCATCGCCTTGCAAACGAAACGTGACATCCTCTTTTTTGCCAAAGAAGCACTTCACAATGCCACGAGCCACGCCGACGCGACACAGGTAAAAGTGCTGGTGACAGTAAAGCAAAATAGGCTTTCTCTGAGCATTACCGATAACGGTAAAGGCTTTGATGTGCCTACAGACGAAGAGGTAAACCAAAATGTAAATCACATCGGCTTGCGAACACTGAGGGAGCGAGCGAATCGAGTCGGTGGAGTGTATCAGTTGAGTTCCGCGCCTGGGGAGGGCACCTCAGTCGAGTTGACAGTGAAGCTGTGA
- a CDS encoding arylsulfatase encodes MIPKSLSLLCVSLTVWAGASVSAEATVTESFKGSRPNIVLIMPDDISFASIAAYDNPNAKSPNIDALYHKGVRFDNFHVSPTCSPTRAAMLTGRHEVYSGVTHTIFLRDQMNPALRTMPQMLQDSGYATGIFGKWHLGDSAELRPDRRGFDEVYIHGAGGIGQNYTHSADFPNNDYNNPVLYHNGKVIETKGYCTDLFFDQSIRWIEEQAKAEKPFFAFVALNVAHRPHIPPILADGSEGDMMENLDDNVGKMMAYLDESGLSENTLLIYMTDNGAASGSLKLKGRKTFATEGGIRVPCIMYWKGKLEGGISNNNLAGHIDYYATFAELAGSDDPVPGGEIWDGRSMLPLFENPTDADWGQRYWMAHRTRWDKAADSQYAHASIQDTKFKLFMPKAGVFELYNLSEDRSETTNLASQYPEKVGQLKAIYDSWWVDAQPYMINDHLENVPDEHKPYHELYREAFGEERYQEAMRLMTWEGGKPYGDQSKRRQKKK; translated from the coding sequence ATGATACCTAAATCACTATCTCTTCTTTGTGTTTCACTTACAGTATGGGCTGGTGCTTCCGTTTCCGCAGAGGCAACAGTGACTGAGAGCTTCAAAGGCTCGCGTCCAAACATCGTATTGATCATGCCGGACGATATCAGCTTTGCGTCCATCGCTGCGTATGACAATCCCAACGCGAAGAGCCCGAATATCGATGCGCTCTATCATAAGGGCGTTCGGTTCGATAATTTCCACGTGTCGCCGACTTGCTCGCCGACGCGCGCTGCGATGCTGACTGGGCGTCACGAAGTGTATAGTGGTGTGACGCACACGATCTTTTTGCGCGACCAGATGAACCCTGCGCTACGCACGATGCCGCAAATGTTACAAGACAGTGGCTACGCGACAGGCATCTTCGGCAAATGGCACTTGGGGGACTCTGCGGAACTACGTCCTGATCGCCGTGGATTTGACGAAGTCTATATTCACGGGGCAGGGGGCATTGGCCAAAACTATACGCACAGCGCAGACTTCCCGAACAACGATTATAATAACCCCGTGCTGTATCATAACGGCAAGGTGATCGAAACCAAAGGCTATTGCACCGATCTGTTCTTCGATCAATCAATTCGCTGGATTGAAGAACAAGCGAAAGCCGAGAAGCCGTTCTTTGCTTTTGTCGCATTAAATGTCGCGCACCGTCCTCACATTCCACCGATTCTTGCGGATGGTAGCGAAGGTGACATGATGGAGAATCTCGACGACAACGTCGGCAAGATGATGGCGTATCTCGACGAGAGCGGGCTGAGCGAGAATACTTTGCTGATTTATATGACTGATAACGGCGCGGCGTCTGGTTCGCTAAAGTTAAAGGGGCGAAAGACCTTTGCGACTGAGGGCGGCATTCGTGTGCCCTGTATCATGTATTGGAAGGGCAAGCTGGAAGGCGGGATCTCCAATAACAACCTAGCTGGGCATATTGATTATTATGCTACCTTCGCTGAATTGGCCGGTTCGGATGATCCAGTGCCCGGCGGCGAAATCTGGGATGGACGCAGCATGCTTCCTTTGTTCGAAAATCCGACGGATGCAGACTGGGGGCAACGTTATTGGATGGCGCACCGCACACGCTGGGATAAGGCCGCAGATTCCCAGTATGCGCATGCTTCGATTCAAGATACCAAATTCAAACTATTCATGCCCAAAGCAGGGGTGTTTGAGCTCTACAACCTCTCAGAGGATCGCAGTGAGACGACCAACTTAGCGAGCCAGTATCCCGAAAAAGTGGGGCAACTGAAGGCGATTTACGATTCATGGTGGGTCGATGCGCAACCTTACATGATTAATGATCATTTAGAAAATGTGCCTGACGAGCATAAGCCGTATCACGAACTCTATCGCGAAGCCTTCGGCGAAGAGCGCTATCAAGAAGCGATGCGCCTGATGACCTGGGAGGGCGGCAAGCCCTATGGCGACCAAAGCAAGAGGAGGCAGAAAAAGAAATAG
- a CDS encoding LamG-like jellyroll fold domain-containing protein, with amino-acid sequence MKGIHYLSGACISVLCTVSQADILVGYDFDDGTGVGTQAANMTAPNLTATDYDTGAGLISNVYTTFAPTDGLDAEGNAFGTANSFSFGGPQSNFGFVDMNNNDYLASALSANDYMTFSVTPDSAHRLNLASLTFRTYAKELNNAPERWALFSSVNGFAEGDEIATGQTTDILTWDSATNNIVVDLSESKFQDLADSVEFRIYVYGGNSSSNSAVAFDKVVLNGTAENTILVGYDFDADAADSSEATVLASNVSASQLTSPMDIAYVDTASDNTGVDAYGVELGDSSSVGAVGIQVIDATTQTFELAVAGNDYLSFTVTPDTGSALHLSGISFKATKKAETSVDEYALTDSAGNLIGSPAVITNVVGLTGAYDGVTIDLAGTEFEYVSDATEFRIYAWGRGTNKTANTLAAIDKLTVHGSTFDLGSDYYVSTSGSDSNAGSRTKPFATIQHAVSLAGPGSTIYIRGGDYYEQVDLSGIAGTPGMPITLTPYNGETVTFDGTASIASDWTLDSGNVYKTTLTEDITQLFVDDQIMTLARFPNALVWSDEMWDARTKKQNNSGRYVDGADIVGEAGVSFEGCVGLFNFGAYATNIALVSSHEAGSNYFEYAPTSGIYRTTDDYFLEGGVDGAERALLDIAQEWAYDESTKTLYLWADDGQNPNGREIAGKVQSVAITGDASTQNIVLDGLDFFATTFQFTSSDGITIQNCDSSYYASSERALGSLGSGDTAQIVGSVDDFCDDLVLYNNTFRYSEVIGLLCAYTQDARIENNLFENINYTCSQNASVQTSQAQNLIHRNNSLINSGPYAGFRFGLYDDGNEVQPFILEMNYTERCSLHQEDGTSFYSAGGSVVESVWRYNWGHSSKEKDYRFDGANNPLTGVDANFYRNVALSGTYKKVNDSGAAYKLKGDFHEIAHNLSVHPRGDFEISVEKGGNANSQIFNNIADHIAGNDDDLDIPGIASNNFIGQRDPRRTQDILRDPYGLDFRPRADALEIIDQGIPVTMSWIHGDIDVNSDFNGTAPDLGAYEYGDENYWIPGYQYTYASHPYPADERTDALITSDLMWRGGLNAVSYDLYLGNSANSLSFMGNQENNIFTPTSWTNDQSYFWRVDCILADGSTVEGEVWTFTINDHAGNPLSTRVELLEDSATAFELQGSDPDGGTLSFAIIQQPANGTLSGTAPDLVYTPDENFYGEDSLRFTVNDAEKRGIVIFNVAAVYDAPSFSSDSISVAGGFAGESYAASIVGTVTNLEGSDLSFSKVSGPSWLSLNTDGTLSGTPSTIGLYSAEIKVSDGLGNTATATIQIRIVSDILVGYDFSADAADPSAVTYVAPTLSAGSIVSPMVIDYVTVFGDDSGTDGHGIAFGDSSTLGAIGIQVTDATTGTFAKAVTGDDYLSFTLTPDMGTGLQLETIAFKVALKSSNSVDEFALTDAAGNVIGSASAISYVDSDAIGDYERVVVDLAGTEYEFITQATEFRLYAWGRGTTNTSATITSIDKLTVSGGASFIAPIANWDMDDGSSSTAEDISGNDFDGTISNASSVTGVDGTALAFDGTSTEVALPAAAFASLDQEVTISFWAYGASNQPKSNSILHAVDASGNRVLNIHLPWGNSNVYWDAGWNSGYDRIQKAATAAEFSGSWSHWVFVKNATTGTMEIYHNGSLFQSGTGKTRSMAGVSTSTLGSQGGSYYYSGSIDDVLLFDAALTAQEVADLYNSY; translated from the coding sequence ATGAAAGGCATCCATTACCTGTCTGGTGCTTGTATATCTGTGCTGTGCACAGTATCTCAGGCTGACATTCTAGTCGGCTATGATTTCGACGATGGCACTGGTGTCGGCACGCAAGCGGCCAACATGACTGCTCCAAACTTAACCGCAACGGATTACGATACAGGCGCTGGCCTTATCAGTAACGTTTATACGACATTCGCACCGACCGATGGTCTGGATGCTGAGGGCAATGCATTTGGCACTGCGAACTCATTTTCCTTTGGAGGTCCACAAAGCAATTTCGGTTTTGTGGACATGAATAATAACGACTATCTGGCGTCTGCGCTCTCCGCGAACGACTATATGACTTTTAGCGTCACACCGGATTCGGCGCATCGGTTAAATCTGGCAAGCTTGACGTTCCGCACATACGCAAAAGAACTCAATAATGCACCCGAGCGATGGGCACTCTTTTCTTCTGTCAATGGGTTCGCAGAAGGCGACGAAATCGCCACAGGCCAGACCACTGATATCCTGACATGGGACAGTGCTACGAACAACATCGTGGTCGATTTATCGGAATCGAAGTTTCAAGATCTCGCCGATTCGGTCGAATTTCGCATCTATGTATACGGTGGCAACTCCAGTTCGAATTCTGCAGTCGCCTTTGACAAAGTCGTGTTGAACGGCACAGCCGAAAACACCATCCTAGTGGGCTATGACTTTGATGCTGATGCAGCCGATTCGAGTGAGGCGACAGTGCTGGCATCTAATGTTAGTGCGAGTCAGCTCACTTCTCCAATGGATATCGCATATGTCGATACCGCTTCCGACAATACGGGCGTGGATGCCTACGGTGTGGAACTGGGCGATAGCTCATCGGTTGGGGCTGTGGGAATACAGGTAATCGATGCAACGACCCAAACATTCGAACTCGCGGTCGCGGGTAATGATTATCTCTCCTTTACCGTCACACCTGACACTGGTTCGGCGCTTCACCTTAGCGGGATTTCGTTCAAAGCCACGAAGAAAGCCGAGACATCGGTTGATGAATACGCTCTGACGGATTCTGCGGGCAACCTGATTGGTAGTCCTGCAGTCATTACAAACGTGGTCGGTCTGACCGGTGCGTATGACGGTGTAACAATCGATCTAGCTGGCACTGAATTTGAATACGTATCAGATGCGACCGAATTCAGAATTTACGCATGGGGGAGAGGAACCAACAAGACTGCCAATACCCTAGCAGCAATTGATAAGCTGACTGTCCATGGATCAACCTTTGATCTAGGCTCGGACTATTACGTCTCCACCAGCGGTAGCGATTCAAACGCGGGCTCTCGCACAAAACCTTTTGCTACTATTCAACACGCTGTCAGTCTCGCTGGCCCAGGAAGCACGATCTACATCCGTGGCGGTGACTATTACGAGCAAGTAGATCTCTCGGGCATCGCTGGCACTCCAGGGATGCCGATCACGCTGACTCCTTACAATGGAGAAACAGTCACCTTTGATGGAACCGCTTCGATTGCTAGTGACTGGACACTGGATTCAGGAAACGTTTACAAAACAACGCTGACTGAGGACATTACACAACTCTTCGTCGACGATCAGATTATGACTTTGGCTCGTTTCCCGAATGCGCTGGTCTGGTCAGATGAAATGTGGGACGCACGCACGAAAAAGCAGAACAATTCAGGAAGATACGTCGACGGTGCTGATATTGTTGGCGAAGCGGGTGTGTCCTTTGAGGGATGTGTTGGCTTGTTCAATTTCGGAGCTTATGCGACCAATATTGCCCTGGTTTCGTCACACGAGGCAGGTTCCAACTACTTTGAATACGCTCCCACCTCGGGCATTTACAGAACGACTGACGACTATTTCTTAGAAGGCGGCGTCGATGGTGCCGAGCGTGCGCTATTGGATATCGCCCAGGAATGGGCGTATGATGAATCGACCAAAACACTCTATCTTTGGGCGGATGATGGCCAAAATCCAAATGGCCGCGAAATCGCTGGAAAAGTGCAGAGCGTGGCCATTACCGGAGATGCCTCGACCCAAAACATTGTCTTGGATGGCTTGGACTTCTTTGCGACTACGTTCCAGTTTACCAGTTCAGATGGAATTACCATTCAGAATTGTGATTCGAGTTATTATGCCTCTTCCGAAAGAGCGTTGGGCTCATTGGGTTCTGGAGACACGGCGCAAATCGTTGGCTCTGTAGACGACTTCTGCGACGACTTGGTATTGTATAATAATACCTTCCGTTACTCAGAGGTCATCGGCCTACTATGCGCTTACACACAAGACGCTCGGATTGAAAATAATCTCTTCGAAAATATAAACTACACATGTTCGCAAAATGCCTCGGTGCAGACCTCTCAAGCCCAGAACTTGATACACCGTAACAATTCGCTCATTAATTCAGGACCATACGCTGGTTTCCGATTTGGGCTCTATGATGATGGCAATGAAGTGCAGCCCTTTATCTTAGAAATGAATTACACGGAAAGATGCTCATTACATCAGGAAGACGGCACCTCATTCTACAGCGCTGGAGGCTCGGTCGTTGAATCCGTTTGGCGTTATAACTGGGGGCATAGTAGTAAAGAGAAGGATTACCGCTTTGATGGTGCGAACAATCCACTCACCGGGGTCGACGCGAATTTCTATCGAAATGTTGCGCTCTCCGGAACCTATAAAAAGGTGAATGACTCAGGTGCTGCCTATAAACTCAAAGGCGACTTCCATGAGATCGCTCATAATCTCTCAGTGCACCCACGGGGAGATTTTGAAATATCGGTTGAAAAGGGCGGCAACGCCAATAGCCAGATTTTCAATAATATAGCCGATCATATCGCTGGCAATGATGATGATTTGGACATTCCAGGAATTGCCTCCAATAACTTCATCGGGCAAAGAGACCCACGGAGAACTCAAGACATCCTAAGGGATCCCTATGGATTGGATTTCCGTCCTCGAGCGGATGCGTTGGAAATTATTGATCAGGGAATTCCTGTCACAATGAGCTGGATTCATGGAGACATTGACGTGAATAGTGACTTCAACGGCACTGCGCCTGACCTAGGCGCGTATGAATATGGGGATGAGAACTATTGGATTCCTGGATATCAATATACATATGCGAGTCATCCTTATCCCGCAGACGAACGCACGGATGCGTTGATTACTTCTGATCTGATGTGGCGCGGTGGGCTGAATGCAGTTTCGTATGATCTCTATCTTGGTAACAGTGCGAATAGCCTCAGCTTCATGGGCAACCAGGAGAATAATATTTTCACTCCGACCTCATGGACAAATGATCAAAGCTACTTCTGGAGAGTTGATTGTATCTTAGCAGATGGTTCGACCGTTGAGGGTGAAGTCTGGACCTTCACGATCAATGACCATGCAGGCAACCCGCTTTCAACTCGTGTGGAGTTACTTGAAGACAGCGCAACTGCCTTCGAGCTTCAAGGGTCCGATCCAGATGGCGGCACTTTAAGCTTCGCAATTATTCAGCAGCCAGCAAATGGAACTTTAAGTGGGACAGCACCCGATTTAGTCTACACGCCAGATGAGAACTTCTACGGCGAAGATTCCCTCCGGTTTACCGTGAATGATGCTGAAAAAAGGGGGATCGTGATCTTCAACGTCGCTGCAGTCTATGATGCTCCAAGCTTCAGTTCAGATTCTATCAGTGTCGCCGGGGGATTTGCAGGAGAGTCCTACGCTGCATCGATCGTCGGAACTGTCACCAACCTAGAGGGCAGCGATTTGAGCTTCTCCAAGGTGAGTGGCCCATCTTGGCTGAGCCTGAATACTGATGGCACTCTCAGTGGAACACCCAGCACGATCGGGCTCTATAGCGCTGAGATTAAAGTTTCTGACGGCCTCGGCAATACTGCTACGGCAACCATTCAAATCAGAATCGTCTCTGACATCCTGGTTGGATATGATTTTTCTGCAGACGCAGCGGATCCAAGTGCCGTCACGTATGTCGCACCGACGCTCAGTGCTGGTTCCATCGTGTCACCAATGGTGATCGACTATGTCACTGTTTTTGGAGACGACAGCGGAACAGACGGTCATGGTATTGCGTTTGGTGATAGCAGCACGCTTGGAGCGATTGGCATTCAAGTCACGGACGCCACAACCGGCACCTTCGCAAAGGCAGTGACAGGAGATGACTACCTCTCATTCACCTTAACGCCCGATATGGGGACAGGGCTTCAACTGGAGACCATCGCATTTAAGGTCGCTCTTAAGTCGAGTAACTCAGTCGATGAATTTGCTCTCACGGATGCCGCAGGAAATGTAATCGGTAGCGCGTCAGCTATTTCCTATGTCGATAGTGATGCCATTGGAGATTATGAAAGAGTCGTGGTTGATCTCGCCGGAACGGAATATGAATTCATCACTCAGGCGACTGAATTCCGACTCTATGCGTGGGGACGTGGCACGACAAATACCTCTGCCACGATCACTTCGATTGATAAGCTGACTGTCAGCGGTGGAGCGAGCTTCATTGCTCCGATTGCAAACTGGGATATGGATGATGGAAGCTCATCCACTGCGGAGGATATCTCTGGGAATGACTTCGATGGCACGATTTCGAATGCGTCTTCAGTGACTGGTGTCGACGGCACTGCCTTAGCCTTCGATGGCACAAGCACCGAGGTGGCGTTACCTGCTGCGGCGTTTGCTTCGCTCGATCAAGAGGTGACAATCTCATTCTGGGCTTACGGCGCGAGCAATCAGCCGAAGAGCAATAGCATCCTCCATGCCGTGGATGCGTCTGGTAACCGAGTCCTGAATATTCACCTACCTTGGGGCAATTCAAATGTCTACTGGGATGCCGGTTGGAATTCTGGCTATGACCGTATTCAAAAAGCAGCGACAGCCGCCGAGTTCTCAGGCAGTTGGAGCCATTGGGTGTTTGTCAAAAATGCGACCACAGGCACCATGGAGATCTATCATAATGGCAGCCTCTTCCAAAGTGGCACAGGGAAGACTCGAAGCATGGCGGGCGTCAGCACCAGCACACTCGGCTCTCAAGGAGGTAGTTACTACTATTCAGGATCGATCGACGATGTTCTGTTGTTTGATGCCGCTCTGACAGCCCAAGAAGTCGCGGACCTCTATAACAGCTATTGA
- a CDS encoding alpha-L-fucosidase — MNIKHTFLSLAVAVATLSSSHAVEVTPESDEAFEARMQWFNDAQFGLFIHYGVYSTLGGEWQGESIRGYAEWIQRWGKITPEEYIPFAATFNPEKLDADLWVKTAKEAGMKYMVITTKHHEGFCLWDSAYTEYDLGEATAFDRDILAELKAACDKYGLKFGTYYSIIDWHHPSQITEKAHNQTPMNDKEGYVTYMKAQLKELIDNYDPAIMWFDGDWVKWWTMDDGVDLYNYLRELSPDMIINNRVAKRKTFKKDYGTPENSTPGAALDHFWEACWTVNHSWGYKESDTKWKDIDTLVQKQIDINTKGGNLLLNIGPYADGSWPQGSTDLLLQMGAWNAAHQDAVWGTKYIDLPQQNWGKVSQSEASTPEQGEIFAYIFNWPKGGALEVNGLQAESIEAFSYAGAPLPSSAGKGALKIDLSKATQTPQATVLRIKYSGLQQVEAAPSVDLGLKGDELMLQASGAKLKGGTLQLQDNSYIGFWTDPKDSASWTLNVPAPGTYAVKYLYSCAKGYDGSDVLLKVGKQSLSAKVPATKKWEDFQLLEAGTINLNQVGTVEAIVGFGENKGKALFNLKAIIFEPISE; from the coding sequence ATGAACATCAAACACACCTTTTTGTCCCTCGCGGTTGCTGTCGCGACACTCAGCTCTAGCCACGCGGTGGAAGTTACGCCCGAAAGCGACGAAGCATTTGAGGCGCGTATGCAGTGGTTCAACGATGCGCAGTTTGGGCTATTTATTCACTACGGTGTCTATTCCACACTTGGAGGTGAGTGGCAGGGCGAGTCGATTCGTGGGTATGCCGAATGGATTCAACGCTGGGGTAAAATCACTCCTGAAGAATACATCCCATTCGCAGCAACGTTTAACCCGGAAAAGCTAGACGCCGATCTGTGGGTCAAGACCGCTAAAGAAGCGGGCATGAAGTATATGGTGATTACCACCAAGCACCATGAAGGCTTCTGCCTCTGGGATAGTGCTTACACTGAATACGACTTAGGTGAAGCGACTGCGTTTGATCGCGACATTCTCGCCGAGCTCAAGGCGGCCTGCGATAAATACGGCCTCAAGTTTGGCACCTATTATTCGATTATCGACTGGCACCATCCTTCGCAGATTACCGAGAAGGCTCACAACCAAACGCCAATGAACGATAAAGAGGGCTACGTGACTTACATGAAAGCGCAGCTCAAAGAGCTGATTGATAATTACGATCCAGCAATCATGTGGTTTGATGGCGATTGGGTCAAATGGTGGACGATGGATGACGGCGTCGATCTCTACAACTATCTCCGCGAATTGAGCCCTGACATGATTATCAACAATCGTGTGGCGAAACGTAAGACGTTTAAGAAGGACTACGGCACGCCCGAGAACTCCACGCCTGGTGCTGCGCTCGATCACTTCTGGGAAGCGTGCTGGACGGTGAACCACTCGTGGGGCTACAAAGAGAGTGATACCAAATGGAAGGACATCGACACACTCGTGCAGAAGCAGATTGATATCAATACGAAGGGCGGCAATTTACTGCTCAATATCGGCCCGTATGCCGATGGCTCATGGCCACAAGGTTCAACCGATCTGCTCCTCCAAATGGGAGCGTGGAATGCGGCGCACCAAGATGCAGTCTGGGGCACAAAGTATATCGACCTACCGCAGCAAAACTGGGGTAAAGTCTCACAATCCGAGGCGTCGACTCCCGAACAAGGCGAGATCTTCGCATATATATTTAACTGGCCCAAAGGTGGCGCGCTTGAGGTCAATGGCTTGCAGGCCGAGTCCATTGAGGCTTTCAGCTATGCTGGCGCACCTTTACCATCAAGCGCAGGGAAGGGTGCTTTGAAAATCGATCTTTCCAAGGCAACACAGACGCCACAAGCCACGGTGCTACGCATTAAATACAGCGGCCTTCAGCAGGTGGAAGCCGCACCTTCGGTCGACCTTGGATTGAAGGGTGATGAGCTCATGCTTCAAGCCTCCGGTGCCAAACTAAAAGGTGGCACGCTTCAGCTTCAGGATAACAGCTACATCGGTTTCTGGACAGATCCAAAGGACTCTGCCTCATGGACGCTCAATGTCCCAGCTCCAGGCACGTATGCAGTCAAGTATCTCTATTCCTGTGCTAAAGGCTACGACGGCAGCGATGTGTTGCTCAAGGTGGGCAAGCAGTCGCTATCGGCTAAAGTGCCAGCTACTAAAAAATGGGAAGACTTTCAATTACTGGAGGCAGGCACCATTAACCTGAATCAAGTGGGCACCGTTGAAGCGATCGTCGGGTTCGGAGAGAACAAAGGCAAAGCCCTCTTCAACCTAAAGGCTATCATCTTCGAGCCGATCTCGGAATAG